A stretch of the Mycobacteroides immunogenum genome encodes the following:
- a CDS encoding Dyp-type peroxidase: MTSRSLSRRGLIVGGGAAAALTAGAGLSVWSAQSQAARPNNEPAIEPFYGEHQAGIATAPQAHAMFLALDLLPGNATDPRAVRENLKSILRLWSTDAARLTQGRPALADTEPELAVSTARLTITAGLGPSVFEKAGLADSCPASARSFPAFSTDRLEKRWCGGDLLLQICAEDPLLVAHTARVLLKNVRSLAVERWRQNGFRTPRPEDPTGGTMRNLMGQVDGTVNPSTPELDSLLWHHGEDHEWLRGGTLLVLRRITMNLDGWDQLDRKLRDLIMGRRSDNGAPLSGDKESDEPDLTMTRGGIPVIPATSHIALARHRNPHEKFLRRPYNFDDAPLPGTSSNSGLIFAAYQRDIATQFVPVQQRLSERDEFNQWNTAVGSAVFVMPPGTVEDGYLGQTLLG, from the coding sequence ATGACGTCTCGTTCTCTGTCCCGGCGCGGGCTCATCGTCGGAGGTGGTGCGGCAGCAGCCCTCACCGCGGGGGCCGGCCTGTCGGTGTGGTCCGCGCAATCTCAAGCGGCACGACCGAACAACGAACCCGCCATCGAACCTTTTTACGGCGAACACCAAGCCGGGATCGCAACTGCGCCACAAGCACACGCGATGTTCCTGGCACTGGATCTGCTGCCAGGAAACGCCACAGATCCGCGGGCAGTACGCGAGAACCTGAAGTCGATTCTGCGGCTGTGGAGCACCGATGCGGCCAGGTTGACCCAGGGCCGTCCCGCACTGGCCGATACCGAACCGGAATTGGCAGTCTCCACAGCACGATTGACTATCACGGCGGGGCTTGGCCCATCGGTGTTCGAGAAGGCCGGCCTGGCCGACAGCTGCCCCGCCTCGGCGCGGAGTTTCCCGGCGTTCTCCACAGATCGGCTCGAGAAGCGTTGGTGCGGAGGCGATCTACTGCTGCAAATCTGCGCCGAGGACCCACTGCTGGTGGCGCACACGGCTCGGGTGCTGCTCAAGAATGTGCGCTCGCTGGCCGTTGAACGGTGGCGCCAGAACGGGTTCCGCACACCGCGCCCCGAAGACCCCACCGGGGGCACGATGCGCAATCTCATGGGACAGGTCGACGGCACCGTTAACCCCAGCACCCCAGAGCTGGACAGCCTGCTGTGGCATCACGGCGAAGACCATGAGTGGCTTAGGGGCGGAACGCTTCTGGTTCTCCGGCGAATCACCATGAATCTGGACGGATGGGACCAGTTGGATCGCAAGCTGCGGGATTTGATCATGGGCAGGCGGTCAGACAACGGCGCACCCCTATCGGGCGACAAGGAATCCGACGAACCCGATTTGACGATGACCCGCGGCGGTATCCCGGTAATCCCCGCCACCTCACATATCGCTCTTGCTCGCCACCGCAATCCGCACGAGAAGTTCCTGCGCCGCCCATACAACTTCGATGACGCGCCATTGCCCGGCACATCGTCGAACTCGGGCCTGATTTTCGCGGCCTACCAACGCGATATCGCCACGCAGTTCGTTCCCGTACAGCAACGGCTATCCGAAAGGGACGAGTTCAACCAGTGGAACACCGCGGTGGGATCCGCCGTGTTCGTCATGCCGCCCGGCACGGTCGAAGACGGATACCTCGGACAGACCCTCTTGGGCTAG
- a CDS encoding copper chaperone PCu(A)C, producing the protein MKIVIPAAVALSLLAGCSAHESTPAEQASEVTITDQWAKSAPDGSMTSVFGTVHNNGSTEARIVSATSPAAKSVELHEVTPGGLMRPKEGGVVIPANGEHKLSPGGDHVMLMGLTTPLRPGQDVVITLSFQDGSTKPMTAQIRDFAGGNENYQP; encoded by the coding sequence GTGAAGATCGTCATCCCGGCAGCAGTCGCGCTGTCATTGCTCGCCGGCTGCTCGGCGCATGAGTCCACCCCTGCCGAGCAGGCCTCCGAGGTAACCATTACCGACCAGTGGGCCAAATCCGCACCCGATGGGTCTATGACCTCGGTGTTCGGCACGGTCCACAACAACGGATCCACCGAAGCGCGCATTGTCTCCGCGACCTCACCCGCCGCGAAGTCGGTGGAACTCCACGAGGTCACTCCCGGCGGATTGATGCGCCCCAAGGAGGGCGGGGTCGTCATTCCGGCCAACGGCGAGCACAAGCTCTCTCCTGGTGGCGATCACGTGATGCTCATGGGACTGACCACTCCCCTGCGTCCTGGCCAGGATGTTGTCATCACGCTGTCCTTCCAGGACGGTTCGACAAAGCCCATGACCGCCCAGATCCGCGACTTCGCAGGCGGCAACGAGAACTACCAGCCCTGA
- a CDS encoding FadR/GntR family transcriptional regulator — protein sequence MQPVRRQTLIGQVTEQLREEIRSGRWAIGARIPTEPELCELTGTSRNTIREAVQALVHAGMLERRQGSGTYVLSLGGSGAAIADYFAAASDRDLIELRQTLEVTAAGLAAQRRDEDDIEQLRALLRRRNELWTPRQVAPQDVEDAISTDIALHRTVVAASHNALYLELYESLLGLMDHYMRGNPIGAECSFEHEHTRLVEAVIAGDTGAAKSATEQLFAELRLRRDQPGRNFPHHPHD from the coding sequence ATGCAGCCGGTCCGTCGCCAGACACTGATTGGCCAGGTCACCGAACAACTCCGCGAGGAGATTCGGTCGGGACGCTGGGCCATCGGTGCTCGCATCCCTACCGAACCTGAATTGTGTGAGCTCACCGGGACTTCCCGCAACACAATTAGAGAGGCCGTCCAGGCCCTGGTCCATGCCGGCATGCTCGAAAGACGCCAAGGCTCCGGTACTTATGTGCTGTCCCTCGGCGGCAGCGGCGCGGCCATCGCCGACTACTTCGCCGCCGCCAGCGATCGCGATCTCATCGAGCTGCGGCAGACCCTGGAAGTGACCGCCGCAGGCCTCGCCGCCCAGCGACGTGACGAAGATGACATCGAGCAGCTGCGTGCGCTGCTGCGGCGCCGCAACGAACTGTGGACACCCCGGCAGGTCGCACCCCAGGACGTCGAGGACGCCATCTCTACCGACATCGCACTGCACCGGACCGTCGTCGCCGCCAGTCACAACGCCCTCTACCTGGAGCTTTATGAATCGCTACTGGGCTTGATGGACCACTACATGCGCGGCAATCCAATAGGCGCGGAATGCTCGTTCGAGCATGAACACACCAGGCTCGTCGAGGCCGTCATCGCCGGGGATACCGGAGCCGCCAAGTCAGCCACCGAGCAGCTCTTCGCCGAGCTGAGGCTGCGCCGTGATCAGCCCGGGCGGAACTTTCCCCACCATCCGCACGACTAG